TATATGAAATAATTTATTAAACTGGCATAAAAGGCTTGATCTACAAAGAAAAAGTCCATTTATTTCTTTGCAAACATAATTTCCTATTTGCATGTTATTCCCCCTTAAAGTAAAAATTCATTAATTAGCATATCTTCTTTATCCCAAAGCTCTATTAATGATTTTTCATTCCATTCAGTATTTAGGATTTCATTTTCTAGTTTATCTCTTTCTTGGATAAATTTCTTTTTAAGTTCTGAATTTTTAGAAAGTTTTTCAACAAGTTTTTTTCTCTTAGACCAATAATTTACAGCACTTTGAACTTCATCTTCAGCGTATAAAAAGTTATTAAATGCAAGTGGTTTAAAGATAGAAGAACAAGGTCTTGAACTCAAAGTTGCATATATTTTTATTACTCCATCTTTTAATTTAACAACAAAGCTTCCAGTAGTTTCGCTTGAAATCAAGCTTCCTGAATGCATACATATACTTTTTAATGAACCGTTTATAAAATTCTTTGAATCAGTGTGAATTCTTAAAATTTCTATCATATCTTTCACATCAATTTTTCCAGATAAATTTTTTAACTTGTTATAAGTTATATTTCTTCGAAAATCACCAGATGCTATTTTGGATAAAAACTTTTTTTCAAATGTCTCTTTGAAATTTATTTTTTCACTTAATGAGGAGTTGTCATAATTATCTTTTAAAGTTATTGAATTAGAAATAGAGTATACATCTTTTATTTCTTTATATACCCATTCTTTTCCAGCAGTTTCAAGAACGTAAGCTTCATTAAAATCTGCAATTAGATATGAGTTGTCATAATATAAATTCTTGGAATATCCGCATTTCCCACCTTGACCATATTTTTCTAAAAGCTTGATAATTGTATCAACAGCTTCTTTTGCAGTTTTTGATCTTTCAAGTGCCAATCTAACATAATCCATTCCTATTAAAGATTCTTCCTTAGAAATAAGTTTAGTAAACACAGCCTCATTGCCAACAACAACTCCATACTCGTTTACACCCATTTCTGCTCCCCAAATCCAAGAAGGTTTAAATAATATACATGAATAAGTTTCCGGTACTTGTTCTATTTCTATATATGTACATTTTACCTTTTTTTCTTGATGTTTTTTCCTTTCAATATAAATTCCTATATGAGGTTCATTTGGTTCTCTATCACTGTTTTTTGCAAAGATTATTGAACCATCAACTGTTGCATTTTGCAATGCAACCATAGTATCACACATAAAAATTCCTCCAATTTATTCATTTTAAAAGATAGTAGATAGAGCTATTATAAGTTGAGCTAAAAAATACGTTCCTAATATAATTATCTCAGAATATTTTATTTTTCTTACAAACTTTTCAATAGCAATTAAAAAATCGGAGAAAACAAATAATCCACCAGCCAGTGGCAACATAAATCTTAAATAATATATATCTTTAAATGCAGGGGAAAATGTAAAGGAAAACATTATGCCAATAGCAATTGTGTAGATTAAAATTGGAATTTTAAAGTTTTTTGACTTTTTAAATAATATAACAAAATAGAGAATTAATAAAATAGAGAGTATTATAAAAAATACTAAAATATTTGGAAGGCCAAATTTCATTAAAAAGGATAGTAAATAAAAGATATGACCAATTAAAAATGAAACCATTCCATGCAAAAATTTATCTTCAAATTCCAAAAGAAAGTCTCCTAACATTCCAAAAAAAAGTCCAGCAACAATTAGAAATTCAACACCTGAGGAGTTCAATAGTGAAATAAGAAATATCGTAAAAGTTGTTAGTACTTTAAAAATAACCTTACTTTTTGATTTTTTCTTAAAAAAAACTGTTAAAACAAAAAAAAGAAAAACTATTAAGGTGAGAACAAACGTAGTAATAAGCTTTTTATTTTTATGCCAACTAAAAAATTGTTCAACATCTCTTCTAGTTCCAACAAGATTAGTGGGGAAATAAGTTATATAGTTTGTATTAGGAAGAGGTTTATTTGAAAACATATGATTCCAGGTAGAAACGTATATTACTAATTTTTCTCCATCATTTTCAAAAACATCAGTTGATAATTCCTTATAATTATGCAAATTTTCTGTTTGAAAATATGATTGAGAATTGCAATAATCATCTTCAAAAATCACTCTATCATCTAAAATAAAGAATGTTTCAATGTCATAAAATCTTCCCCATTTAAAAAAACGATATATATCATAGATGAAATCAATAAATAAACTGGGATGATCTTCATCCCAGAAAACTACAGTTACTTCAAGTTTATCTGGATATTCAAATGTGTAAATTTGATAAACACCATTTTCTTTATCGTAAGCTGGTAATCTAATCTCAAATTGATTTGCGAAAAAGGTTGTGGTAATTATAACAAATAATATAAAAATGATCTTTTTCATTCTTTTAACCCCCCTATCCCCGTACGTTAATTATATCAAATGCATTAATTTAAAAAAATTCCTCCTAATTAGGAGGAAGATTGCTTTTTCCTTTCAGAAAAAACAGAAGTAATATAATCAATTAAAAGTCCAACGCCAGTTCCGATTAATAATGAACCAATAAATTTTAAAGGTGAATCAGTAAAAAATCCAATTCCTAACCCTAATAAGGTTGTAGCTCCAACAATTTCTCCCCTTTTCATAACAATCCCCCTTAATAATTTTTTTGTTAATCAGTTAAATTATAGCAAATTAATTTAATATAAGTCAATTTTTTTAGTTGTTTTGTTTTTTGGATGATATTAAAAATTGTTGAACAAATATATATGCATATAATTTTCAAATAAATGGTTTTATTTGTATATTTTCCTACTTATTACTCTATTTATATATATCTACCCATCTCATTTTAAATTTCTAAGCAATTTCTAAGCTAACTTTAAGTACTTATTAAATATTTAAGAGTATCATTATTAATGTCAATCAAATTATTTGGAGGTGTTATTATGTTAAAAAAGTTTAGTGTTATATTATTATCATTACTTGTTTTATCAGTAAGTATCTTTGCATATGGGCCTTGGAATAATTCTAATCAATCAAACAGCGCATCACAGAATTTCTCTACACCTCTCTTTCAAAATTTACCAGAAGGTGCTAAGGTTTCAGACGTTACTTTTTCTGGTGTAGTTAAAGAAATTAACTTAGTACCTGGTCAAGGCTCTGAAATTCTAATTGATGCTGATGATGAGGTATACAAAGTTCATTCTGGACCTATTTGGCTTTTCAAAGATTATTTAGAAACTGGCAAAACTATCGAAGTTTCTGGAAAGTTAGTTACACTTCAAGATGAAATATTTATTGTTCTAGAAAAGGCAGTAATAAATGGAAATGAATTTGTAGCTAGAAAAAATGGATTTCCAACATTTGCAAAAAAAGGTAATAACAAAAGAGGTAACATAACCCAAAGAAATAACGTAGGTAGACCAAATCAAAATGGTAGGTCAAAAAGAGGCAATCAAAGACATGATGGATACGAAAATAGACCTTGTAGACATAGATAATAATTTATCCCCTCTTTTACTAAAAAATCTCGCCAAAAATGGCGAGGTTTTACTTTGTTAATAATCTATATATTCTCACTTTTTTATCTTAACTCTTTCTAAAATTGGAGCTGCAACAACAAATGAAAATCCTAAAACCTTTAAAATATTGAAGATTTCATCAAAAAATATAAATGATAAAATACTTGCAAATACAATTTCAAGGGGCATTATTAAAGATAAAGTTGTAGAATTAATTTTTCTTAATGAAAAATAATTTAGAGTTAAAGGAATTAATGTAGAAAATACTGCAAGTAGTAAGCCGTAAATGTAATAATCTAATTTTAAAGTATATAATTCTTTATTC
Above is a window of Thermosipho japonicus DNA encoding:
- a CDS encoding C69 family dipeptidase, with the protein product MCDTMVALQNATVDGSIIFAKNSDREPNEPHIGIYIERKKHQEKKVKCTYIEIEQVPETYSCILFKPSWIWGAEMGVNEYGVVVGNEAVFTKLISKEESLIGMDYVRLALERSKTAKEAVDTIIKLLEKYGQGGKCGYSKNLYYDNSYLIADFNEAYVLETAGKEWVYKEIKDVYSISNSITLKDNYDNSSLSEKINFKETFEKKFLSKIASGDFRRNITYNKLKNLSGKIDVKDMIEILRIHTDSKNFINGSLKSICMHSGSLISSETTGSFVVKLKDGVIKIYATLSSRPCSSIFKPLAFNNFLYAEDEVQSAVNYWSKRKKLVEKLSKNSELKKKFIQERDKLENEILNTEWNEKSLIELWDKEDMLINEFLL
- a CDS encoding lysoplasmalogenase, with the translated sequence MKKIIFILFVIITTTFFANQFEIRLPAYDKENGVYQIYTFEYPDKLEVTVVFWDEDHPSLFIDFIYDIYRFFKWGRFYDIETFFILDDRVIFEDDYCNSQSYFQTENLHNYKELSTDVFENDGEKLVIYVSTWNHMFSNKPLPNTNYITYFPTNLVGTRRDVEQFFSWHKNKKLITTFVLTLIVFLFFVLTVFFKKKSKSKVIFKVLTTFTIFLISLLNSSGVEFLIVAGLFFGMLGDFLLEFEDKFLHGMVSFLIGHIFYLLSFLMKFGLPNILVFFIILSILLILYFVILFKKSKNFKIPILIYTIAIGIMFSFTFSPAFKDIYYLRFMLPLAGGLFVFSDFLIAIEKFVRKIKYSEIIILGTYFLAQLIIALSTIF
- a CDS encoding multidrug transporter, encoding MKRGEIVGATTLLGLGIGFFTDSPLKFIGSLLIGTGVGLLIDYITSVFSERKKQSSS